A portion of the Anoplopoma fimbria isolate UVic2021 breed Golden Eagle Sablefish chromosome 15, Afim_UVic_2022, whole genome shotgun sequence genome contains these proteins:
- the tecpr2 gene encoding tectonin beta-propeller repeat-containing protein 2, translating to MAAPPSLTPPLVAPPPLNLPATAPPSVLREFCPLYYLLDAIPAKVQRGFRSVLVYLTALDSSSDFLAVGSSIGMLYLYCRRRAHMNKYSLEGKSDAITAVKLLSCFDDLVAVGTASGRVAVFQLVSPLPGRNKQLRRFDVVGLHKGSVTSLAWSTNGMKLFSGDDKGRVVFSSLDLDQGVCKPVLLLEEFSGVVQMDYSHQVLLISTQHRSLLYCTQKQEVQQLGTKPRKSSGRFGACFLPALCKQSDLQVFAARPGLRLWRSDIRGQVEDTRQLKSLFNTQIPQFDLFPRPGPIGAYRPEDRQLGLLSCFLRDGWILSWNEYSLYVLDCLNEVVVGALESSGDIVSVSCCDNEVFVLKGDRDVIRLSNSPEGLSLLDLHQSSPLTTPTILPPTGSVETAQPIRTMAIIVEGGGKEQQGGGWERHSEEGEKEEEEEVEEAEEQLEVMEPCCQQSGLFTSSSRSRSSSVTSWDSLHGNNPVTTSCELSSRRYSAPLGHEGLQQELVVKAIRVKKRRRRRQDSSSGIRLSESSCSDSMFVVWDGSCSDGGSGTPLSDRASLTGLDLQNQDSPEQIQDQISLKAGCEDLLRGVKDGEEAESSSNQSGSLLHPDSLLLQGLENPGKASGPGPGAEVVPPTPDVDLLLECTFSYMHNTEGDDGQEQQPMEEQEEAFLSPLIGPEEEEDENEDQVPPPVLVDQMFYSTVSSLDRKPSTSSDEEGDIYCHRLLPSGSAGEVLNRPTLQTEKTTDGPPDQDHKDRDPLIPDQLAESWMGYSGPGCGILSLQVTDRYVWCLDFKGGLFCSGLLETGLNWQRFEDNVHQMALSPSGNLLWKVEQKSMTAFACAKVSVKGKRHWYKAVEQTAFVALSDDSAWIIRTNGDLYLQTGLSVDRPCSRSVKVDSPCVFTQVCVSGGVVWALSEHKALFYREGLNSYCSEGEGWKYDTVSEAQGLELMCVALAEGGTAWALDASGSLWFRTGICSSKPQGDDDHWWQISISDYVVFDQGSLFQTLLHATQSVATVTRAPVERVVAFLSQYSQCQPSLVSANGSGVWVASGRNQLHLARGSLVGTFWQNVVPRGTVSATKWSFITSSSVPHREGTFLWLAQSRKDLFCVWDQDGELRPSSIPLPLEMELTHLSACRDALWGLDTHGQVSIRTLSPSCPFGLHWTPLDLNQLGSVRLISVSCGSQNVWAVDSRGIVYFRVGTQPLNPSMMLPAWIHIEPPVQPIGVQLVRIQTSPNDRLLWALDNRGSVFVRTGLSEEMPVGTDWEVVPGLAVAQLLLSSRTVWVRCVNGDLARRYGVSDRNPAGDYWKKIPGNANWLTVTPEDELWAVTPIGGLSRRLTKLLPQTPCWPAPSGSSLSGEDVDDEWELI from the exons ATGGCGGCCCCGCCCTCTCTAACCCCGCCCCTTGTGGCCCCACCCCCTCTGAACCTGCCCGCCACGGCCCCGCCCTCGGTCCTGAGGGAGTTCTGTCCGCTCTACTATCTGCTGGATGCCATCCCAGCCAAG gtgcaGCGTGGGTTCAGGTCCGTCCTCGTCTACCTGACGGCTCTGGACAGCAGCAGTGACTTCCTGGCGGTGGGCAGCAGCATCGGCATGCTCTACCTGTACTGTCGTCGCCGTGCGCACATGAACAAGTACAGCCTGGAG GGGAAGAGTGATGCGATCACGGCTGTGAAGCTGCTCAGCTGTTTTGATGATCTGGTTGCCGTGGGAACAGCATCAGGTCGAGTTGCAGTCTTCCAGCTGGTGTCTCCACTTCCTGGTCGCAACAAACAG CTGAGGCGCTTCGATGTAGTCGGCCTCCATAAAGGCTCGGTGACGTCTTTGGCATGGAGCACCAACGGGATGAAACTTTTCTCCGGAGACGATAAAGGACGAGTCGTCTTCTCGTCTCTGGACCTGGACCAG ggtgtgtgtaaaccggtgctgctgctggaggagttCTCAGGTGTGGTTCAGATGGACTACAGTCACCAGGTGCTGCTGATCTCAACACAGCACAGATCTCTGCTTTACTgcacacagaaacaggaagtccagCAGCTGGGCACCAAGCCCCGCAAGAG CAGTGGACGGTTCGGCGCCTGCTTTCTGCCGGCTCTCTGTAAACAGAGTGATCTTCAGGTGTTTGCTGCTCGACCTGGACTCAGACTTTGGAGGTCTGACATCAGAGGACAGGTGGAGGACACCCGACAGCTCAAATCACTCTTCAACACACAG ATTCCTCAGTTTGACTTATTTCCTCGTCCTGGTCCAATCGGAGCTTACCGTCCAGAAGACAGACAGCTCGGTCTGCTCAGCTGTTTCCTCAGAGACGGCTGGATCCTCAGCTGGAACGAGTACAGCCTCTACGTCCTCGACTGTCTTAACGAG GTAGTAGTTGGAGCGTTGGAGAGCAGTGGAGACATCGTGTCGGTGTCGTGTTGTGACAACGAGGTGTTTGTCCTGAAAGGAGACCGAGACGTGATCCGTCTGTCCAACAGCCCAGAGGGACTGAGCt TGCTGGATCTCCATCAGTCCTCACCTTTGACCACGCCCACCATTCTCCCACCTACCGGATCAGTTGAAacagctcagccaatcagaaccaTGGCTATCATTGTAGAGGGTGGGGGGAaggagcagcagggaggaggatgggagaggcacagtgaggagggagagaaagaagaagaggaggaggtggaggaggcggaggagcagctggag GTGATGGAGCCGTGCTGCCAGCAGTCAGGTCTGTTCACCAGCAGCTCTCGTAGCCGCAGCAGCTCTGTCACTTCCTGGGACAGTCTCCATGGAAACAACCCGGTGACCACTTCCTGTGAGCTGAGCTCCAGGCGCTACAGCGCCCCACTGGGTCATGAGGGTCTGCAGCAGGAGCTGGTGGTGAAGGCCATCcgagtgaagaagaggaggaggagacgacaaG ACAGCAGCAGTGGGATCCGCCTCTCTGAGAGCAGCTGCTCAGACTCCATGTTTGTAGTCTGGGATGGCAGCTGTAGTGACGGAGGAAGTGGAACTCCTCTGAGTGACAGAGCCTCCCTCACCGGTCTAGACCTTCAGAACCAGGACTCTCCGGAGCAAATCCAGGACCAGATCTCACTGAAAGCAGGATGTGAAGATTTACTCAGAGGTGtaaaggatggagaggaggcgGAGTCTTCCTCCAACCAGTCAGG CTCCCTCCTCCATCCAGACTCCCTGCTCCTCCAGGGTCTGGAGAATCCAGGAAAGGcctctggtcctggtcctggtgcGGAGGTTGTCCCCCCGACCCCGGATGTGGATCTGCTGCTGGAGTGCACCTTCTCCTACATGCACAACACTGAGGGGGATGATGGACAGGAGCAGCAGCCaatggaggagcaggaggaggcgtTTCTGAGCCCTCTGATTGgaccagaggaagaggaggatgag aatGAAGACCAGGTCCCCCCTCCGGTTCTGGTGGACCAGATGTTTTACTCCACTGTGTCTAGTCTGGACAGAAAACCCAGTACGTCCAGTGATGAAGAGGGAGACATCTACTGTCACCGTCTGCTCCCGTCTGGCAGCGCTGGGGAAGTCCTGAACCGTCCGACTCTTCAGACGGAAAAGACCACAGACGGACCTCCAGACCAGGACCATAAGGACAGAGACCCACTCATACCTGACCAG TTGGCAGAAAGCTGGATGGGTTACTCAGGACCAGGATGTGGAATACTGAGCCTGCAGGTGACTGACAG GTATGTGTGGTGTCTGGACTTTAAAGGAGGACTGTTCTGCAGCGGTCTACTTGAAACTGGGCTCAACTGGCAGCGCTTTGAAGACAATGTCCACCAGATGGCATTGTCACCCTCAG GTAATCTGCTGTGGAAGGTGGAGCAGAAGAGCATGACGGCGTTTGCTTGTGCTAAAGTATCAGTAAAAGGAAAACGTCACTGGTACAAAGCTGTGGAGCAAACGGCCTTCGTGGCTCTGAGTGATGACTCGGCCTGGATTATCAGGACCAACGGAGACCTCTACCTGCAGACAG GTCTGAGCGTGGACCGGCCCTGTTCTCGCTCTGTGAAGGTGGACTCTCCCTGTGTGttcacacaggtgtgtgtgagcGGAGGCGTGGTCTGGGCTCTGAGCGAACACAAAGCTTTATTCTACAGAGAAGGACTGAACAGCTACTGCAGTGAGGGAGAGGGCTGGAAGTACGACACCGTCAG TGAGGCTCAGGGTCTGGAGTTGATGTGTGTTGCCCTGGCAGAAGGTGGTACAGCTTGGGCGCTAGATGCCAGTGGCAGCCTCTGGTTTAGAACCGGCATCTGTTCATCTAAACCGCAGGGCGACGACGACCACTGGTGGCAG aTCAGTATCTCGGACTATGTGGTCTTTGATCAGGGCAGTCTATTCCAGACGCTGCTGCATGCCACGCAGAGTGTTGCCACAGTTACCAGGGCGCCGGTGGAGCGCGTGGTGGCCTTCCTGTCGCAGTACTCGCAGTGCCAGCCGAGCTTGGTCAGCGCCAACGGCAGCGGAGTTTGGGTCGCCTCAGGACGTAACCAGCTGCACCTGGCCCGAGGCAGTCTCGTGG gAACTTTCTGGCAGAACGTTGTTCCAAGAGGAACTGTCTCAGCCACCAAGTGGAGCTTCATTACATCTTCATCTGTGCCTCACAGAGAAG GTACGTTCCTGTGGTTGGCTCAGAGCAGGAAGGATCTGTTCTGTGTTTGGGACCAGGATGGAGAGCTCCGCCCCTCGTCCATCCCTCTACCACTTGAG ATGGAGCTGACTCACCTGTCTGCTTGTCGTGATGCTCTGTGGGGATTAGACACCCATGGACAAGTCAGTATTCGTACGCTGTCTCCGTCCTGTCCCTTTGGACTCCACTGGACCCCCCTAGACCTCAACCAGCTCG GAAGTGTTCGTCTCATCAGTGTGAGCTGCGGCAGTCAAAACGTCTGGGCTGTGGACAGTCGAGGAATCGTTTACTTCAGAGTTGGAACCCAGCCTCTGAACCCAAGCATGATGCTACCGGCCTGGATCCACATAGAACCACCTgtacag CCAATAGGAGTGCAGCTGGTCCGTATTCAGACAAGTCCTAACGACCGTCTCCTCTGGGCTTTGGACAACAGAGGAAGTGTCTTCGTCAGAACCGGACTCAGTGAAGAGATGCCTGTGGGGACGGACTGGGAGGTGGTACCAG gtttaGCCGTCGCTCAGCTGCTCCTCAGCTCTCGGACGGTTTGGGTTCGGTGTGTAAACGGAGATCTGGCTCGACGTTATGGCGTCTCTGACCGGAACCCAGCAGGAGATTACTGGAAGAAGATCCCTGGAAACGCCAACTGGTTAACTG TGACTCCAGAAGACGAGTTATGGGCTGTGACTCCGATTGGTGGATTGTCTCGTCGCTTAACGAAGCTCCTCCCACAAACTCCCTGTTGGCCCGCGCCCTCAGGCTCCTCGCTCAGTGGGGAAGATGTCGACGACGAATGGGAGCTTATTTGA
- the ankrd9 gene encoding ankyrin repeat domain-containing protein 9, whose translation MPWLLSSQVEHLSSSPSQRQCERTSFSFYCAVREQLPVWQLEDMRRMEVFSWEDGRPRAFLPSEALLYALVHDHQDYARYLLNKYSVSALMPPRCSFCCRRSSGAQHLTVAVRYNRVSILSMMVAVLKDCHVGEDFLDSRDGCSHEADAGKTAVQLAVELSRPDCLLLLLVHGALPTGLDAALQRLVSSDNLDRRCAQRCLDFLLLYLPKPPALCCLQEEPHRWQSLLGNEMFSWLCGLAPPPLLLQALRCLARSGPDQITALPDFLQLHSWQ comes from the coding sequence ATGCCGTGGCTGCTGTCCTCTCAGGTGGAGCATCTGTCATCGTCTCCGTCTCAGCGTCAGTGTGAGCGGACCTCGTTCTCCTTCTACTGCGCTGTGCGTGAGCAGCTTCCGGTCTGGCAGCTGGAGGACATGCGCCGTATGGAGGTCTTCAGTTGGGAGGACGGGCGTCCTCGAGCCTTCCTGCCGTCTGAGGCGCTGCTGTACGCGCTCGTCCACGACCATCAGGATTACGCTCGCTACCTGCTCAACAAGTACTCAGTGAGTGCGCTCATGCCGCCGCGCTGCAGCTTCTGCTGCCGCCGCAGTAGTGGCGCACAGCACCTCACCGTTGCGGTGCGCTACAACCGTGTGTCTATCCTCAGCATGATGGTGGCGGTTCTGAAGGACTGTCACGTGGGGGAGGACTTCCTGGACAGTCGTGACGGCTGCTCGCACGAGGCAGACGCAGGAAAGACGGCGGTGCAGCTGGCGGTGGAACTGTCGCGGCCAGACTGTCTGCTTCTCCTGCTGGTTCACGGTGCGCTGCCCACTGGCCTCGACGCCGCGCTGCAGCGACTCGTCTCCTCTGACAACTTGGACCGCCGCTGTGCGCAGCGCTGCCTCGATTTCCTGCTGCTCTACCTGCCCAAACCGCCGGCGCTATGCTGCCTGCAGGAGGAGCCGCATCGCTGGCAAAGCCTGCTGGGAAATGAAATGTTCAGCTGGCTGTGTGGTTTGGCTCCACCCCCCCTCCTATTGCAGGCACTCAGGTGTTTGGCTCGGTCCGGCCCGGATCAGATCACCGCGCTGCCCGACTTCCTGCAGCTGCACAGCTGGCAGTGA